The nucleotide sequence ATTGCTGCCTGCATGCCGCCATCCATATGGAAGGGCACGCAGATGCCATCAGACATGCCGAATTCCTTGGCGTCCTGCATCATCCTGTGCGTGCCGACATCCCTTTCGGGATCGTAGCGGGCACTCGACCAGTCGAACGGCAGTGTCGTGGTAAAGCAGTGTCGGACCAAGGGGTCGACCGAAAAGTAGTCGCGCTCGGTATAGCGCCCCAGCCACTCGTCGTCCCAGCCGGAGAGCATGACATACTCTCGGATATCTTTTGCACTGTCGGGAAGTCCGGAGATGACGAAGCGGTGAAAGCCGTACCGCTCAAGCGCCTTTTGCAAGACCTTCCGAACACCTTCGGCCGTATCCTGGCGCTGCAACGCCTCGATGCTTGCCATTCGTTCAGAATTCAAGTTGTAGATGCCCCCATAAACAACAGGATCCAATTCAATCGACGCTTGAGTAAAATACACGCCGCCCCGCGGCACTGCTCATTCCAACGTCGACTTCACAAAACAGTCTTCAGAGGCTTCAGCAAGCAATACAAAAGTCTCGTATCGCTCCGCCACCACTGATTTCCATCACCCGTGCAGATCGCCTGTAAATTCGATTGCTGAGCAATCTCAGCCAGCGAAAAACGCCTGCACGTCTAAACGAAGAACGGCGCAGCCGGGATAATCTATCCCTACTGCGCCGTCCAGCATCATTGCATTAACATAGTTTTAGACACGTCCCCAACACGCCCGAAATCCTACTCAGCCAGATCAGTTCTTGGCGTGAAATTGGTGTGGGTTAAACCGATAGGCTGTCGAGCAGAACTCACAGACCACTTCGATCTCACCGTCCACAGCCATGTCTTCGCGTTCTTCGTCGGTGAAGCTGTTGGCCAGCATGTCCTCGATCCGGTCGACCGAACAGGTGCAGCGCTCCTCAAGGCCGGCCGGCGGGAACACCCGCACGCCGGTTTCGTGATAGAGCCGGAACAACAGGCGCTCGGGCGAGACTTCGGGATCCGCCAGTTCCAGATCTTCGACCGTCGCCAGCATGGCGCGGGCTTCGTTCCAGCCGTCCGGATTGGCCGTATCGCTGTTGTCGAAATTGCCGTCGCCCGGCAAGTCGGTATGCACCGGTATGCCGCTCTGGGGCAGGTGCTGGATCAGCAAGCCACCAGCGCGCCAGCGCGGACGATGGTCACCCTTGGTGGTCATCTGCGCCACGGCGATCCGCACCTGGGTGGGGATCTGCTCGGACTGAAGGAAGTAGGTATGAGCCACTTCCTCAAAACCATTGCCGTCGAGCGCAACGATACCTTGGTAGCGCTCGGTGTGCTGGCCCTGATCGATGGTCATGGCCAGATGGCCCTTGCCCAGCAGCTCGGGCGCACTGGTGCGGCCCTCTTCGGCAGCCTTGAGCAGCAGGTCACGGTCAAAGCGGGCATAGCCGCGAATGCCATCGGGTGCCTCAAAGTCGACGACGATGAGATTGACCGGACCATCGGTCTGGGTCTGGAGGATAAAGCGGCCCTCGAACTTCAGCGACGAGCCGATGAGCGAGGCGAGCACCACGGCTTCACCAAGCAGGCGCGCGACCGGAACGGGGTAATCATGGCGCGACAGGATAGCGTCGAGGGCGGGCCCCAGACGCACGGAACGGCCGCGTGTGTCGAGTTTTTCGAGCGTAAAGGGCACCACGGCGTCATCGCCGGTTTCCGGGCGATCCAGGCCCATGGCACTGAGCAGGTTTTCGGTCATGGTCGTGGCATCCGTCGTCATGAGAGGCAAAACTTTCCTTGAGGCTACGCCTCCCGGCCGCAACGCGCTACCCGACCAGCGCCCTCACCCTTCCCGCGCGGCGGGATCTCCTCTGGCTAAAGAAGAGATCCCCGCTTTCGCGGGGATGGCATGGCTTGATCAGGAACAGCTGCGCTTGAGTGACAAGCGCCTAGTTCGTCGCGACCCCGAAGGCCCAGCACAATACTGCTTTCTGGGCATGCAGGCGATTTTCGGCCTCGTCGAACACTACCGACTGGGGACCGTCGATCACTTCGTCGGTCACCTCATCGCCACGGTGGGCGGGCAGGCAGTGCATGAACAGGGCATCCTTGTTCGCCAAGGACATCAAATTGGTGTTCACCTGGTAGGGTTTCAAGACCCGACGGCGCTCGGCGGCATCGACGTCACCCATCGACACCCAGGTGTCGGTGATGACGAGGTCGGCGCCTTCGACGGCTTCGCGTGGATCTTCAATGAGGCGCACCTTGTCGCCAGCGCGACGAATGTCCTGCATCAGGTCTTTTTCCGGGCTGTATTCATCCGGAACGGCGATGGTCAGCTCGCATTCGAAGAGCTCGGCTGCGTTGACCCAGGAATGGAGCACATTATTGCTGTCCCCGACCCAGGCGACCTTGGCGCCGCGGATATCGCCGCGATGCTCTTCAAAGGTCATGAGATCAGCCATGATCTGGCAGGGATGGGCGCGGCGCGTCAGGCCATTGATCACGGGCACGGTGGCCGCTTCGGCCAGCTCGAGCAGATCGGCGTGGCTGAGGATGCGGATCATGATGGCATCAACATAGCGGCTCATGACCTTGGCGGTGTCGGCGAGGGTTTCCTCGCGGCTGAGCTGCATCTCCTGGCCGGAGAGCATGATGGTTTCGCCGCCGAGCTGGCGCATGCCGACATCGAAGCTGACGCGGGTACGGGTCGACTGGCGCTCGAAAATCATGGCCAGGACTTTGTCTTTCAAAAGCTGCGGGCGATCACCATCCTTGAGCCGCTCCTTGAGGGCGTAGGCCTGGTTGAGCATGCCGCGCAGCTCTTCATAGGAAAAGTCGTCGATCGAGAGAAAATGCCTGGGGGTGCCGGTCGTGTTCATAGGCCGGGTTCCTTTTTGACGCATAATGCAAGGGTGTAGCTGTGCCGCCTGTATGGTTTACAGGCGGCTAACAAAACATGTCAGCGTCCTCGGCGGCGGCCAAAATGATAGAAGGTCAGGATCATCAGCTGGCCGATGGCGTGGCTGCGGTTTCCGCCTCGATGGCGTCAAAAGCGGCACCGAGCTTGGCCATGGCCTCTTCGATGTCGGCTTCGGTCACGATCAGCGGCGGCAGGAGGCGCAGCACATTGTCGCCGGCGCCGATGGTCAGCAGCCGGTGATCATCGCGCAGGCGACCGACGAAATCGCGCACGGGCGGGGTGATCTTGATGCCGGCAAGGAGACCCTTGCCGCGCAGCTCGAGCACATAGTCCGGATATTTCTGCGCCAGCTGGCCCAGATGCCAGGCGAGACGCTGGCCCATGGTGTTGACCTGGTCGAGGAAGCCCGGCGCCAGGATGCGATCGAGCACGGCATTGCCGACGGCGCAGGCCATCGGATTGCCGCCATAGGTGGAGCCATGGGTACCCGGCACCATGGAGGCTGCGACAGCCTCGGTGGCAAGGCAGGCGCCCAGCGGGAAGCCGCCACCAATGGCCTTGGCCACGGCGACGATGTCCGGGGTCACACCCGACCATTCATGGGCAAAGAAGCGACCGGTCCGGCCGAAACCGCACTGGACTTCGTCAAAGATCAGGACGAGGTCGTTCTCGTCGCAGATCTGGCGCAGGCCCTGCAAAAATTCATTGCTCATGGCGGTCACGCCGCCTTCGCCCTGCACGGGCTCGATCAGGATGGCGCAGGTCTGCGCCCCGACGAGCGCCTTGACGGCCTCGAGATCGCCCGGCGCAGTATGCTTGAAGCCGGCAACAGCCGGGCCGAAGCCTTCGATGTAGCTGGGGTTGCCTCCGGCAGCGATGGTGCCGAGCGTACGGCCGTGGAAGGCGCCGGTGAAGGCGATGATCTCGTAGCGATCCGGCTGGCCCTTGGAGAAGGCGTAGTGGCGCGCCGTCTTGATGGCGCACTCAAGCGCCTCGGCGCCCGAATTGGTGAAGAACACCTTGTCGGCAAAGGTCGCATCGACCAGCCGCTGGCCCAGCCGTTCCTGCTCGGGAATGGAGAAGACGTTGGAGGTGTGCCAGACCTTTTCGGCAGCAGCCTTGAGGGCGCTCACCAGATGCGGGTCGCCATGGCCCAAGGCGTTCACCGCGATGCCGGAATGAAAGTCGAGATAGTCTCGGCCCTGCTGGTCATAAAGGCGCATGCCCTCGCCCCGCTCAAAGGCGAGTTCAGACCGAGCGTATGTGCCATAGAGCGCAGACATGGGACGTTTCCTTTTCTCAACCGTTTTTTTGCACGCGGCGACCCCGCAGGGCACCAACCGTGGCAAAGCTGCCACAAAAACCAAAAACGCGCCGGTTCGGACGCGCGTTTGGCCACGAGAATTAGGCGAATTCGGTCTGCCAAGTCAACGCACTCGCGCCAAGTCTCTGATTTGACTCAAGGATTGTTAAGACGATTTTAACCAATGAATAAACGGGGAAATTCGCCCCCGACTCTTGATCCCGATTCCCCCGATGGCGTAGTCTCAATCCTGTCGGGGGACACGATATTTCGTGCGGCGGACCCGCTCAGCATACGAGCTGTAGAGTCGTAAAGGCTGCCAAGCCCACTTTGGCGGCACAATAGAGGATTCTATTTTGACAATGGTTTCAGGAACGCAGCCGGCTGGCTGGACCGACGATCGCGTCGAGCTTTTGAAGAAGCTCTGGATGGAAGGCCTCAGCGCCAGCCAGATCGCCGGCGAACTCGGCGAAGGCGTGACCCGCAATGCCGTGATCGGCAAGGTTCACCGCCTCAAGCTGTCGGCACGAGCCAAGCCGACCAATACCACGCCCCGGGCACGGCCCGCAGCGCGTCCCGCGCCGCGCCGCCCGGCCAGCCCCTCGGTTTCGGCGGGCGTCAGCCCGATGGCAGCAGCTGCAAAGCCGCGCCCGCAGACGACCATTTCCCGTCCCCAGGTCATGGGCGCAACGGCTCTCGCCGTCAGCCCCCAGATCGAGACCGAAATGTATGTGGCGCCTGCCGCTGCCGAGCTGTTTATTCCCGAGCACAAGCGCCTGTCGCTGCTTCAGCTCAATGAACACACCTGCAAGTGGCCAATCGGCGATCCGCTGACCAAGGATTTTTATTTCTGCGGCCAGCACAGCCTGGAGACCGGCCCATACTGCGAGTTCCACTCGCGTCGCGCCTATCACCAGCTCGACAAGCGCAAGCGCTGAGGCCTCCTCAGCACCGGAAATGAACAAGGGCGCCAGTGGCGCCCTTTTCTTATGGTCTGTCGCCAGAAGATTTCAGCTTTCGAGATACATCGGCTCGGACTGGCTCGGCCCCTGCCCGACCACCGTCGGCAAGCCGTGGCGCCTGGCCATCACCTGGCGGCCCTGCCAGGTCAGCCGGAGCCCATGCAGCGTTATTTCAGCCAGACGATGGTAGCAAAGCGTCCGCTGTACGCGCCATTCCACATGCTTTTGCGGCCCGCCCGTCATGGCCAGCATGACCAGTTGTTCCTGCATCTTGAGCTGGTTCCAGTGCAACTCTTCAGCCCTGCGGAAAATCTCCATGGCCACGCCTCCACGACAATATACGAATGCATTCAACGCTCTGGCGGGTCGGAGGTTGCCAACGCCTCCGTATTTCTCCCGGTAGGATGTCCGGTCTGGCGCAAAAATGAGGTACCGCTTTTGTTCCCGAGCCATTAGAGTTGCGGCCGCTTACAAAGGGGAATCGTCATGCATCTGCTGCTCGTTGATGGCTCGGGTTATATCTTCCGCGCCTTCCACGCCCTGCCGCCGCTCAACCGCAAGTCCGACGGACTGCCGGTGGGAAGTGTCCAGGGGTTCTGCAACATGCTGTTCAAGCTGACGCAGGACATGGACGGCGATGATGCCCCAACCCATATGGCGGTCATTTTCGACGCCAAGGGCAAGACCTTCCGCGACGACATCTACCCGCAATACAAGGCCCAGCGCCCGCCGGCGCCCGAGGAGCTGGTGCCGCAATTCCCCCTCACCCGCTCAGCGACGCGCGCCTTCTCCATTCCCTCCATTGAAATGGAGGGCTGGGAAGCCGACGACATCATGGCCACCTATGCCTGCATGGCGCGCGATGCCGGCATGAAAGTGACCATCGCCTCATCAGACAAGGATCTGATGCAGCTCGTCGAGCCCGATGGCTCGATCCGCCTGCTCGACACCATTCCCCGCCCCGGCCAGCCGCCGCTGCGCTGGATCGGCCCGGATGAAGTGTTCGCCAAATTCGGCGTTTCCCCGGACAAGGTCGTGGACGTGCAGGCGCTCTGTGGCGACAGCGTCGACAATGTCCCCGGCGTGCCCGGCATTGGCGTCAAAACCGCGGCCGAACTCATCAATACCTATGGCGATCTCGAAACCCTGCTCGAGCGCGCCGGCGAGATCAAGCAGCCTGCCCGCCGGCAGAAGCTGATCGACAATGCCGATCTCGCCCGGATTTCCAAGACGCTGGTGACGCTCGAACGCGCCGTGCCGGTCGAGCTCGACCTCGACGGGCTCGTGCGCCAGCCGATGAGCCCGTCGGCGCTGTTCCCGTTCCTCAAGGCGATGGAATTTGCCACCATCACCAAGCGCCTCGCCGGCCTGCTCGACGCCAATCCCGACGACTTTGAAGCCGACCCCGATCTGCGCGCCGGTGGCGCCTCGGCTCCCGCCTCGCTCAAGTCGACGACGCTCTCCGTGGCCAAGGCCAAGCTCGCCGCCAATGTCGTGCCCGGCACTGGCCCGGCGCGTCTCGCCGCAGAAGAGCATGCGCGCGTAAAGGCCATTCCCGTCAATTACGAAGCCTACGAAACGATCACCACGCCTGAGCAGCTCGCGGCCTGGGTGGCAAAGATCGTCGATGTCGGGCATGTCGCCATCGACACCGAAACCACCGGACTCGATCCGCAATCGGCCGATCTCGTCGGCGTCTGTCTCTCCACCCAGATCGGCGAAGGCGCCTATATCCCGGTTGGCCACGCCAAGGCCGGCGACCTTTTGTCCGGCGGCGGGCTGGTCGAAGGCCAGCTGCCCATCCGCGATGTGCTCGATGCCCTCAAGCCCGTTCTCGAGGCGCGCTCGATCCTCAAGATCGGCCAGAACACCAAATATGACGTCGAGATCTTTGCGCGCTACGGCATCGCCATGGCGCCGATCGATGACACCATGCTCATCTCCTATGCACTCGATGGCCCGCGCTATAACGGCCTCGACGTGCTGGCCGATCATTGGCTCGACCACAAGACCATCACCTTCACCGCCCTTGCCGGCACCGGCAAGAACCAGAAGACCTTCGACCAGCTCGAAATCCCCGAGGCCGCCCGCTATGGCGCCGAGGACGCCGACATTACCCTGCGGCTCTGGCATGTGCTGAAGCCGCGCCTGTCGGCCGAAAACGCCACCACGCTCTATGAAACGCTGGAGCGCCCGCTCGCCCCGGTGCTCGCCCGTATGGAAGCGCGCGGGATCACTGTCGACCGGCAGATCCTCGCCCGCCTCTCGGGTGATTTTGCCCAGCGCGCCGCCGCCTTCGAGGCCGAGGCGCATGAGCTTGCCGGCCAGAGCTTCAATCTCGGCTCGCCCAAACAGCTCGGCGAAATCCTCTTTGAAAAAATGCAGATCGAGGGCGGCACCAAGACCAAGACCGGCGCCTGGTCGACCGGCGCCGATGTGCTCGAAGACCTCGCCCTCAAGGGCGTGCCGCTGGCGCGCACCATTGTCGACTGGCGGCAGCTGACCAAGCTCAAGGGCACCTATACCGATGCGCTGCCCAGCTATATCAACCAGCGCACCGGCCGGGTGCACACCTCCTACCAGCAGGCGAGCGTGCTCACCGGGCGCCTCTCGTCCAACGAGCCGAACCTCCAAAACATTCCGGTCCGCACCGCCGACGGCCGAAAAATCCGCGCCGCCTTCGTGGCCGCGCCGGGCAAGGTGCTGATCTCGGCCGACTATTCGCAGATCGAGCTGCGCGTTCTCGCCCATATCGCCGATATCCAGGCGCTCAAGGACGCGTTCGAGGAAGGTCTCGACATTCACGCCATGACGGCGAGCGAAATGTTCAATGTCCCGGTCAAGGACATGCCGAGCGAAGTGCGCCGCCGCGCCAAGGCGATCAATTTCGGCATCATCTATGGCATTTCCGCCTTTGGTCTCGCCAACCAGCTCGGCATCGCCCGCGGCGAGGCGGGGGACTATATCAAGACCTATTTCGAGCGCTTCCCGGGCATCAAGGACTATATGGATGCCCAGAAAATGCGGGTGAAGGCCGAGGGCCATGTCACCACGATCTTTGGCCGAAAGATCCAGTTCCCCAATGCCAATTCGGGCAATCCGTCCGAGCGCAGCTTTGTCGAACGCGCCTCCATCAACGCCCCGATCCAGGGTTCTGCCGCCGACATCATCCGCCGCGCCATGATCCGCATGGAGCCCGAGCTGCAAAAGGCCGGCATCGACGCCGACATGCTCTTACAGGTGCATGACGAACTGATTTTTGAGGTCCCCGAAGGCACCGAAGATCAGGCCATCCCGGTTATTAAGCGGGTCATGGAAACAGCAGCGGAACCGGCCGTGCGCTTAACCGTGCCGATCCAGGTGGATGCGCATGCGGCTAAGAATTGGGACGAGGCGCATTGACACAGAGAGCGATGCCTAAGAGCCCAACCGCGATCAGTTCGCATAGGTCCTAACCACATCTTTGATGTTCTTGGCCAACCGGTAAATGTCTTCAACGCTGTCAAGTTCATGCCGTGCGCCGTCCTTGTCAGCGCCAAACATGGTTACGAATTTCATTTTCTCATTAAAGTGCAGGCGCACAATTGGCTTGCGGTTATTGTCGTCAAACAGGATCGCGCAATAGGATTGTGCGTCGCGTAAAGTTATGCGTGAAACTGGAGCAACCTCGGCTGCAATGGCTCGTACAATCATGAAGCCCTGAAGCTCTTCTTCCGTCGTCTCGATTTTCTTATCGTCCACGGCAGGGATCGCTTCCTCGGCGCCGCCATCGAAAGCGACGTCGATTTTATGTTTCGCGCGTTGTCGGAATAAATCGGAGAATGCTCTCCGCACAATCGGCTTCAGAGATTCCACAACTGGCATACGCAACTGGCCTTCGTAGAAGTCCTTTGCGACCATCCGAACGAACGCCTCGTCCGGTTCTGCCCATTGTTTCTCAATAAACGCAATCGCGCCGCGTAGATACTTCAGCGTCGAGGCCGCCGATTTGATGTTTTCGATGGAGAAGCTGGCCTTGTGGAATTTTTCTAGCTCCTTCAGGTCGTTCTCATCGTAAGCTAAGAGGTCAAACTTGAAGAAGGGCGTCGCGTCCATCTTGTTAGGCGCTTCTAAATCCGTGAAAAACCAGATCTGAAGACCGTTGGTTAGAATTCCGATATTCGCATAACAGGTGTGAAAATATCGGAACAGCTGGCTGTACTGAGCATCACGCAAGCTTACGGACACAGACTTAGCTTCAACCAGATATTCTATCCGATCGCCGATTTTCGCGGCGTAATCGATTTTCTCTCCCTTCTTGAGACCAACGTCAGCAACATATTCAGGAATGACTTGGGTCGGGTCGAAAACGTCAAACCCTAGGGTCCAAACCCAATCAGGTTGTTGAATAGGGGCTGCAAATCAGATTCTCTGGCTTCGGATAAGCCGGAGGCATTGATGAGCAGACTGTTTTGGTTGAGTGACGAAGCCTGGGTGGCCATTGAGCCCCACCTTCCCAAGAACCAGCCTGGAGCCCGACGGGTTGATGACCGGCGGGTGATTTCGGGGATCATTCACATGCTCAAATGCGGCGGGCGCTGGGCTGATTGCCCTGGCGAGTATGGTCCTTCGACCACCATCTACAATCGTTGGAACCGTTGGAGCCGCCGCGGTATATGGGCACGCATTCTTGCGGCTCTGACCGAACAGGGCTGGATTGCCGAGACCGCCCAGATCGACAGCAGCTATATCAAGGCCCATCGTTGTGCAGGTGGGGGAAAAGGGGGGCGCGAGCCAATGCCATTGGCATCTCGCGTGGTGGCCGGACCACCAAGGTCCATGCGCTTGTCGACGTTATCGGCAGACCACTCTGCCTCGTCCTGACACCCGGCAATGCCTCGGACATGAAGGGAGCAGATCTGCTCATCGCCCACACAACGGGTATGAAGAGGATTATCGCGGACCGGGGCTATGATGCCAACCGTCTTCGCTCCACTCTTCGAAGTCAAAACACCATCCCGGTGATCCCCGGCCGCAAGAACCGCAAGCGCAAAATCCGATACGATGAGAAACGCTACAAGGACCGCTGGCGCGTTGAGGCCATGTTCTGCCGCCTCAAGGATTTCCGCCGCGTCGCCACACGGTACGACAAGCTCGCTCGGAATTATCTATCTGCCGTCATGCTCGCAGCAGCAGTTGCGTACTGGCTATGATTGAGTCTCAACCCTAAAACCCGTAAAAACGGCATCACAATAGCGTTTTTCGTCGCCTCTTCGGTTTGCGCAATTGCTTGCGCACTTATTGCTCTCTTTGCTAGATCAGCAACTTCTTCCCTAAACGAAATCGCATCCCCCAACACTATTTTCAGGCTATTCAGGAACAGCTTTTCTGTA is from Devosia sp. SD17-2 and encodes:
- a CDS encoding aspartate aminotransferase family protein — protein: MSALYGTYARSELAFERGEGMRLYDQQGRDYLDFHSGIAVNALGHGDPHLVSALKAAAEKVWHTSNVFSIPEQERLGQRLVDATFADKVFFTNSGAEALECAIKTARHYAFSKGQPDRYEIIAFTGAFHGRTLGTIAAGGNPSYIEGFGPAVAGFKHTAPGDLEAVKALVGAQTCAILIEPVQGEGGVTAMSNEFLQGLRQICDENDLVLIFDEVQCGFGRTGRFFAHEWSGVTPDIVAVAKAIGGGFPLGACLATEAVAASMVPGTHGSTYGGNPMACAVGNAVLDRILAPGFLDQVNTMGQRLAWHLGQLAQKYPDYVLELRGKGLLAGIKITPPVRDFVGRLRDDHRLLTIGAGDNVLRLLPPLIVTEADIEEAMAKLGAAFDAIEAETAATPSAS
- the argF gene encoding ornithine carbamoyltransferase, with amino-acid sequence MNTTGTPRHFLSIDDFSYEELRGMLNQAYALKERLKDGDRPQLLKDKVLAMIFERQSTRTRVSFDVGMRQLGGETIMLSGQEMQLSREETLADTAKVMSRYVDAIMIRILSHADLLELAEAATVPVINGLTRRAHPCQIMADLMTFEEHRGDIRGAKVAWVGDSNNVLHSWVNAAELFECELTIAVPDEYSPEKDLMQDIRRAGDKVRLIEDPREAVEGADLVITDTWVSMGDVDAAERRRVLKPYQVNTNLMSLANKDALFMHCLPAHRGDEVTDEVIDGPQSVVFDEAENRLHAQKAVLCWAFGVATN
- a CDS encoding LuxR family transcriptional regulator, with amino-acid sequence MPRGGVYFTQASIELDPVVYGGIYNLNSERMASIEALQRQDTAEGVRKVLQKALERYGFHRFVISGLPDSAKDIREYVMLSGWDDEWLGRYTERDYFSVDPLVRHCFTTTLPFDWSSARYDPERDVGTHRMMQDAKEFGMSDGICVPFHMDGGMQAAMSMKGDPKAISPSERLELHMLTVYALGQLRFLNTFSQEGLAQRTITPREAEMLKWAAMGKTAGEIAEITGTSVRTVNQHCENAQRRLGTRNRLQTVVEAMRRNLITL
- a CDS encoding IS5 family transposase (programmed frameshift) — its product is MSRLFWLSDEAWVAIEPHLPKNQPGARRVDDRRVISGIIHMLKCGGRWADCPGEYGPSTTIYNRWNRWSRRGIWARILAALTEQGWIAETAQIDSSYIKAHRCAGGGKGGPRANAIGISRGGRTTKVHALVDVIGRPLCLVLTPGNASDMKGADLLIAHTTGMKRIIADRGYDANRLRSTLRSQNTIPVIPGRKNRKRKIRYDEKRYKDRWRVEAMFCRLKDFRRVATRYDKLARNYLSAVMLAAAVAYWL
- the polA gene encoding DNA polymerase I, which codes for MHLLLVDGSGYIFRAFHALPPLNRKSDGLPVGSVQGFCNMLFKLTQDMDGDDAPTHMAVIFDAKGKTFRDDIYPQYKAQRPPAPEELVPQFPLTRSATRAFSIPSIEMEGWEADDIMATYACMARDAGMKVTIASSDKDLMQLVEPDGSIRLLDTIPRPGQPPLRWIGPDEVFAKFGVSPDKVVDVQALCGDSVDNVPGVPGIGVKTAAELINTYGDLETLLERAGEIKQPARRQKLIDNADLARISKTLVTLERAVPVELDLDGLVRQPMSPSALFPFLKAMEFATITKRLAGLLDANPDDFEADPDLRAGGASAPASLKSTTLSVAKAKLAANVVPGTGPARLAAEEHARVKAIPVNYEAYETITTPEQLAAWVAKIVDVGHVAIDTETTGLDPQSADLVGVCLSTQIGEGAYIPVGHAKAGDLLSGGGLVEGQLPIRDVLDALKPVLEARSILKIGQNTKYDVEIFARYGIAMAPIDDTMLISYALDGPRYNGLDVLADHWLDHKTITFTALAGTGKNQKTFDQLEIPEAARYGAEDADITLRLWHVLKPRLSAENATTLYETLERPLAPVLARMEARGITVDRQILARLSGDFAQRAAAFEAEAHELAGQSFNLGSPKQLGEILFEKMQIEGGTKTKTGAWSTGADVLEDLALKGVPLARTIVDWRQLTKLKGTYTDALPSYINQRTGRVHTSYQQASVLTGRLSSNEPNLQNIPVRTADGRKIRAAFVAAPGKVLISADYSQIELRVLAHIADIQALKDAFEEGLDIHAMTASEMFNVPVKDMPSEVRRRAKAINFGIIYGISAFGLANQLGIARGEAGDYIKTYFERFPGIKDYMDAQKMRVKAEGHVTTIFGRKIQFPNANSGNPSERSFVERASINAPIQGSAADIIRRAMIRMEPELQKAGIDADMLLQVHDELIFEVPEGTEDQAIPVIKRVMETAAEPAVRLTVPIQVDAHAAKNWDEAH
- a CDS encoding GcrA family cell cycle regulator, which translates into the protein MVSGTQPAGWTDDRVELLKKLWMEGLSASQIAGELGEGVTRNAVIGKVHRLKLSARAKPTNTTPRARPAARPAPRRPASPSVSAGVSPMAAAAKPRPQTTISRPQVMGATALAVSPQIETEMYVAPAAAELFIPEHKRLSLLQLNEHTCKWPIGDPLTKDFYFCGQHSLETGPYCEFHSRRAYHQLDKRKR
- a CDS encoding Hsp33 family molecular chaperone, which encodes MPLMTTDATTMTENLLSAMGLDRPETGDDAVVPFTLEKLDTRGRSVRLGPALDAILSRHDYPVPVARLLGEAVVLASLIGSSLKFEGRFILQTQTDGPVNLIVVDFEAPDGIRGYARFDRDLLLKAAEEGRTSAPELLGKGHLAMTIDQGQHTERYQGIVALDGNGFEEVAHTYFLQSEQIPTQVRIAVAQMTTKGDHRPRWRAGGLLIQHLPQSGIPVHTDLPGDGNFDNSDTANPDGWNEARAMLATVEDLELADPEVSPERLLFRLYHETGVRVFPPAGLEERCTCSVDRIEDMLANSFTDEEREDMAVDGEIEVVCEFCSTAYRFNPHQFHAKN